The proteins below are encoded in one region of Aquisphaera giovannonii:
- a CDS encoding redoxin domain-containing protein, which yields MNIASSSRGAVPLLSLSLSFSLACMLAAVSGPGLRADDEPAAAVKLGLHRGPDGRDLDLTAAPDGITVLLFYSPECPISNAYSPTLAALVDDYKSKPVKWAGVCVDPEMGDKDILEHARDFGLKFPVLRDPRGSLARKVGATVTPEAFVIDDAGKVRYHGRIDGQFAKRGVRNANPAGNELKDAIAAVLGGRPVAQPFVAAVGCPIPLPKEADAHPSYSKDVSRILQQNCQECHRKGQVGPFPLETYDQARKRAADIASVAEDRSMPPWKAAPGIGPKFKHDRSLTPGDIATLMSWAEAGAPEGNPADLPAPRRFPTDWVIEGGPDLILDIGTDFEVPAAGGDIYRCFVVPVSLPADQYVSGIEYQPGNRRVVHHVLSYVDVSGEARKRDEAEPGPGYTCFSGPGIEVVGDLGGWAPGNQPTQLEDGIGRALPAKCDVVIQVHYHPSGKPETDRTRIGLRFARKPIRQVLHWNAALNTDMKVPAGESNAEVQASWPVPTDLLAHAVVPHMHLLGKDMRMTVTFPDGKTQDLVQINDWDFNWQYAYYFESPIELPKGSIVKVVAHYDNSDSNPRNPNKVPHEVKWGEATTDEMCIGFIAVTKKGQDLTRPGEKDDLNDIFKAQSEGYEKKRAEGRRPRRDG from the coding sequence GTGAACATCGCCTCTTCGTCCAGGGGGGCCGTCCCCCTCCTTTCGCTCTCGCTCTCGTTCTCGCTCGCCTGCATGCTGGCCGCCGTATCGGGCCCCGGCCTGCGGGCCGACGACGAGCCCGCCGCCGCCGTGAAGCTCGGCCTGCACCGCGGCCCGGACGGCCGCGACCTGGACCTGACGGCCGCCCCCGACGGCATCACGGTCCTCCTCTTCTATTCGCCCGAATGCCCGATCTCCAACGCCTACAGCCCGACGCTGGCGGCGCTCGTGGACGACTACAAGTCGAAGCCGGTGAAGTGGGCCGGCGTGTGCGTCGATCCGGAGATGGGCGACAAGGACATCCTGGAGCACGCCCGCGATTTCGGCCTCAAGTTCCCGGTCCTGCGCGACCCGCGTGGCTCGCTCGCGCGGAAAGTCGGTGCCACCGTCACGCCCGAGGCCTTCGTGATCGACGACGCCGGCAAGGTCCGCTATCACGGCCGGATCGACGGGCAGTTCGCGAAGCGGGGAGTGCGGAATGCCAACCCCGCCGGCAACGAGCTGAAGGACGCGATCGCGGCGGTCCTCGGCGGCAGGCCCGTCGCCCAGCCGTTCGTCGCGGCGGTCGGCTGCCCGATCCCGCTTCCGAAGGAGGCCGACGCGCATCCGTCCTACAGCAAGGACGTTTCCCGCATCCTCCAGCAGAATTGCCAGGAATGCCACCGCAAGGGCCAGGTCGGCCCGTTCCCGCTGGAGACCTACGATCAGGCCAGGAAGCGCGCGGCCGACATCGCCTCCGTGGCCGAGGACCGCTCCATGCCGCCGTGGAAGGCCGCGCCCGGGATCGGGCCGAAGTTCAAGCACGACCGCTCCCTCACCCCCGGGGACATCGCGACGCTGATGTCCTGGGCCGAGGCCGGCGCGCCGGAGGGCAACCCGGCCGACCTGCCGGCCCCTCGCCGCTTCCCGACCGATTGGGTGATCGAGGGGGGCCCCGACCTGATCCTCGACATCGGCACCGACTTCGAGGTCCCGGCGGCCGGCGGCGACATCTATCGCTGCTTCGTCGTGCCCGTGAGCCTCCCGGCCGATCAATATGTCTCCGGCATCGAATACCAGCCGGGCAACCGCCGCGTCGTCCACCACGTGCTCTCCTACGTCGACGTGTCGGGCGAGGCCCGCAAGCGCGACGAGGCCGAGCCCGGCCCCGGCTATACGTGCTTCTCCGGGCCCGGGATCGAGGTCGTCGGCGACCTCGGCGGCTGGGCGCCCGGCAACCAGCCGACCCAGCTCGAGGACGGCATCGGCCGGGCCCTGCCGGCGAAGTGCGACGTGGTGATCCAGGTCCACTACCATCCCAGCGGCAAGCCGGAGACCGACCGCACGCGGATCGGCCTCCGCTTCGCCCGCAAGCCGATCCGCCAGGTCCTCCACTGGAACGCGGCGCTGAACACCGACATGAAGGTCCCGGCGGGCGAGTCCAACGCCGAGGTCCAGGCCTCCTGGCCGGTCCCCACGGACCTGCTCGCCCACGCCGTCGTCCCCCACATGCACCTGCTGGGCAAGGACATGCGGATGACCGTCACGTTCCCGGACGGCAAGACCCAGGACCTCGTGCAGATCAATGACTGGGACTTCAACTGGCAATACGCCTACTATTTCGAGAGCCCGATCGAGCTCCCCAAGGGCTCGATCGTCAAGGTCGTCGCCCACTACGACAACTCGGACTCGAATCCTCGCAACCCGAACAAGGTGCCGCACGAGGTGAAATGGGGCGAGGCCACGACCGATGAGATGTGCATCGGCTTCATCGCTGTCACCAAGAAGGGGCAGGACCTGACTCGCCCCGGCGAGAAGGATGACCTGAACGACATCTTCAAGGCCCAGTCGGAGGGCTACGAGAAGAAACGCGCGGAGGGCCGCAGGCCTCGACGCGACGGCTGA